GTTCCAGTCCTTCAACCTGTTCTCCCACCTCACGATTCTCGAGAACGTGACGCTCGGACCCATCAAGGTGAAGGGCATGAAGAAGGCGGAGGCCGAGAAGCTCGCCAAGGAGCTGCTCGACCGCGTCGGCGTCGGGCATCAGGCGGCGAAGCTCCCCGCGCAGCTCTCGGGCGGTCAGCAGCAGCGCGTGGCCATCGCCCGCGCGCTGGCCATGAAGCCGAAGGTGATGCTCTTCGACGAACCCACGAGCGCGCTCGACCCCGAGATGATCAACGAGGTGCTCGACGTCATGGTCACCCTCGCGCAGGAAGGCATGACGATGATCGTCGTGACCCACGAGATGGGATTCGCGCGCAAGGCCGCCGACCGGGTCGTGTTCATGGCCGACGGGCAGATCGTCGAAGAGGCGACCCCCGACGAGTTCTTCACGAACGCGAAGAGCGACCGCGCCAAAGACTTCCTCTCCAAGCTCATCACCCATTGAGACCCACGCGTCCTGCAGCGACGCGTGCCCCAGAAGATACGAAACGAAACCAGGAGAATCACATGCGTATCACCCGTGTCGCCGGCGCTTTCGCCGGCATTGCCGTCGCAGCGCTGGCCCTGACCGCGTGCAACAGCGGCACGCCCGGCGCCGACCCCAGCCAGGGCGGTGACGAGCCGGCGGAGAACCCCTGGACCGTCGCAACCGACGTCACGCTCGAGGGGAGCCCCACGTTCGACGCGATCACCTCGCGCGGCTCCGTCAACATCGGCGTCAAGGAAGACCAGCCCAACCTCGGCTATCTCGACCCGACCACGGGTGAGCGCAGCGGCTTCGACGTCGACATCGCCCGCTGGATCGCGGCATCCCTCGGCTACGACGAAGACAAGATCACGTACACGGTCGTCGACTCGGCCAACCGTGAGCAGGCCATCATCAACGGACAGATCGACTACTACGTCGGCACCTACTCCATCACCGATGACCGCAAGGAGCAGATCAGCTTCGCGGGTCCCTATTTCATCACCGGTCAGGGCCTGCTCGTAGCCGCGGACTCTGCGCTGACGGGCGTCGACGACCTCACCGCCGACACCGTCGTGTGCTCGGTCACGGGTTCGACCTCGATCCAGCGGATCAAGGAGGAGACCCCGTCCAAGACGGTCGAGCTCAGCAAGTACTCCGAGTGCGTCGAGCAGGTCAAGAACGGTCAGGCGGATGCCGTCACCACCGACGAGGCGATCCTCATCGGCTACGCGGCCAACGACCCCGACAACCTGAAGGTCGTCGGTGAGCCCTTCAGCGAGGAGCGCTACGGCGTCGGCATCGTCAAGGGCGACACCGCATTCGTCGAGCACGTCAACACGCTGTTCACCGACGGCGGCGACGTCTGGCAGGAGATCTTCGACAAGAACCTCGGCGCTGCCGGCGTCGAGGGCACCCAGCCCGCCGTCGATCCCGCGGAGTGAGTTACGTCCGGGGCGGCGTAGCGCCGCCCCGGACCCCGTCCGACGCCAGGAGGAGCGTGATGGACCAGATCTTCGAGTACCCGGAGCTGTGGCAACAGGCCGTGGTGGGCACCCTCGTGCTCTTCGCGGCAGGTGGGGTGATCGCGCTCGTGCTCGGCTTCGTCGTGGGTGCGATGCGCGTCTCGCCGATCCCGGCGGCGCGAGTCGTGGGGGCCGTCTACGTCAACACGATCCGCAACACCCCGCTCACCCTCGTCCTGTTCTTCTTCGCCTTCGCGGTACCGATCCTCATCGAGGTCCCGCGCGGCAGCTTCCTCCTGCTGGCGATTCTGGGGCTCGGAATCTACACAGCGACCTATGTGGCCGAGACTCTGCGCTCGGGCATCAACACCGTGCCGGTGGGGCAGGCCGAAGCAGCGCGCGCCCTCGGCATGGGCTTCGGCCAGGTCATGGGCTACGTCGTGCTCCCGCAGGCTGCGCGCTCGGTCATCCCGCCGATGATGAGCGTGTTCATCGCCCTGTTGAAGAACACCACCGTCGCATCGGGGTTCTCCGTCATGAACCTCGGAAGCATCCGCGCCAACATGAGCGAGAACGGCGAGAACCAGATGGTGACCATCCTCCTCGTCATGGCCATCTTCGTGGCGCTCGTGCTGGTGCTGGCAGCCGCCCAGCGGGCATTCGAGAAGAAGTGGAGGATCGCACGATGAGCTCTGTGCTCTACGACGTCCCCGGTCCGCGCGCGATCGTCCGCAACCGCCTCATCGGCATCCTCACGGTCGTCGTGGTCGCCGCCGTCCTCGCATTCTTCTTCTGGCGGCTGCTCGACACCGGCCAGCTGTCGGCCGAGAAGTGGAACCTGTTCACCTACACGCGCGTGTGGGAGATGATCGGGCAGGCCACCCTCGCGACCGTCTCCGCCTTCGCCGCTGCCGGAGTGGGCGCGGTGATCCTGGGCTTCGTGCTGGCCATCGGCCGGATGTCGGATCACGCCTGGGTGCGCGGACCGTTCGCCGCCGTCGTAGAGATCCTTCGCGCAGTGCCCGTTCTCGTCTTCATGATGCTGCTGTTCTACGGCCTGCCCGTCATCGGCGTCCGGGTGAGCAGCTACTGGGCGGTGGTGATCGCCCTCATCGCCTACAACGGATCCGTCCTGGCCGAGGTGATCCGGGCGGGAGTCGAGTCGCTTCCCCGCGGCCAGAAGGAGGCCGGGTATGCGATCGGCCTCCGTAAGGCGGGGGTCCTCCGTCTCATCCTGCTGCCCCAAGCCATCCGGGCCATGATGCCGGTCATCATCGCGCAGCTCGTGGTCACCCTCAAGGACACAGCGCTGGGCTTCATCATCACCTACCCGGAGCTCCTCTACACCGCGAAGCTCCTCGGCTCGAACGCCCAGTTCGGATCGCCGCTCATCCCGTCGGCGATGATCGCGGGCGTCATCTACATCGCGATGTGCCTCGCGCTCAGCTATCTGGCCTTCATCGCGCAGAAGCGACTGGGGCGCTCTCCGCGCAACTCCGGGATCACGCGCGCGGATGTCGCTGCGCACGACATCACCGACACCCAGGTCATCGGCGCGCAGAGCGCCGCGGACATCGCGGCGGCGCGTCGTGGGCTCGGAAAGCACGACTCGAACGCCGTGTAGCGCGCGCGGTCGCATCACCGGCCGCCGGTAGACTCGATTCTCGTGTCTGACGCACCCGACAACCAGCCCGTAGAGATCACGCCAGAGGCGGTGGAGTCCGCCATCGACGAGGCGCTGCGTGCGTTCGAGGCGTCCGCGACGTCTGCGGACCTGAAGATCGCGCGCAACGCTCACACGGCCGAGGGATCTGCTCTGGCGCGTCTGAACGCGCAGCTGCGTCACGTGCCCAACGACAAGAAGGCCGAGCTCGGCAAGCTCGTCGGACAGGCTCGTGCGCGGGTGACGCAGGCATACTCCGCACGTGAGGAGACACTCGCCGAGGCCGAGACGGCTGCCCGCCTCGAAGCGGAACGCGTCGACATCACCGCGCTGCCGCAGCGCACACGCGTCGGCGCACGGCATCCCCTCACGCTCCTGCAGGACCAGATCGGCGACATCTTCGTCGGGATGGGCTGGGAGGTCGCGGAAGGGCCGGAGCTGGAGCACGAGTGGTACAACTTCGATGCTCTCAACCTCGATGCCGACCACCCCGCCCGGCAGATGCAGGACACTTTCTACGTCGACCCGGTCGCCGCCCACCTCCTCCTGCGCACGCAGACCAGCCCCGTGCAGATGCGGTCGATGCTGACCCGCGAACTGCCGATCTACATCGTCTCGCCGGGGCGCGTGTACCGCACCGACGAGTTCGACGCGACGCACCTGCCCGTCTTCAGCCAGTTCGAGGGTCTCGTCATCGACAAGGGCATCACGATGGCGAACCTGCGCGGCACGCTCGACCACGTGGCTCGCGCGCTCTTCGGGGCCGAGGCGAAGACCAGACTCCGCGCCAACTACTTCCCCTTCACCGAACCGTCTGCGGAACTCGATCTCTGGCACCCCACCTTCAAGGGCGGGGCGCGCTGGATCGAGTGGGGCGGGTGCGGAATGGTCAACCCGAACGTGCTGCGCGCCGCCGGGATCGACCCGGAGGAGTACTCCGGCTTCGCGTTCGGCATGGGCATCGAGCGGACCCTCATGTTCCGTTCGGACGTGAAGGACATGCGCGACATGGCCGAGGGCGATGTCCGCTTCAGTGAGCAGTTCGGAATGGTGGTCTGATGCGCGTCCCGCTTTCGTGGCTCCGCGAGTACGTCGATGTCGCCGCCGATGCGACCCCCGACGACGTGCTGGCGTCGCTGGTGTCCGTCGGCTTCGAAGAGGAGGACGTCCACGGCTTCGACCTCACCGGCCCGATCGTGGTCGGTCAGGTCGTCGAGTTCGTCGAGGAGCCCCAGGCCAACGGCAAGACGATCCGCTGGTGCCAGGTCGACGTCGGCGACGCGCACGGCGGCGTCCGCGGCATCGTGTGCGGTGCCCGCAACTTCTTCGCCGGTGACAAGGTCGTCGTCACCCTTCCCGGTTCCGTACTGCCCGGCCCGTTCCCGATCGCCGCGCGCAAGACCTACGGTCACGTGTCCGACGGCATGATCGCTTCGGCGAAGGAGCTCGGACTGGGTGAGGAGCACAGCGGCATCCTTCGCCTGGTCGAGCTGGGCCTCGACCCCGAGGTGGGATCGGATGCGATTGCGCTCCTCGGTCTCGACGACGTGGCCGTGGAGATCAACGTGACGCCGGATCGCGGTTACGCGCTGAGCCTGCGAGGTGTGGCGCGAGAGTACTCGCACGCGACCGGCGCGCCGTTCCGCGACCCCGCGGACCGGCCGTTCGACGAGCTCGCCCAACCGACCCACGGCTTCGAGGTGCGCGTGGTCGATGACGCGCCGGTGCGGGGACGCGTCGGCGCCTCCGAGTTCGTCGTGCGGGCCGTGCGCGACGTCGACCCCACCAAGCCGACGCCGGCGTGGATGGTGGCGCGTCTGACACTCGCCGGCATCCGTCCTCTCGGCATCCTCATCGACATCACGAACTACGTGATGCTTGAACTCGGCAACCCCATCCACGGCTACGACCTCGACCGGCTCTCCGGCGGCATTACGGTACGCCGGGCACATGCCGGCGAGAAGCTGACGACCCTGGACGGCAAGGAGCGCGCGCTCCACGCCGAAGACCTCCTCATCACCGACGAGTCCGGTCCGATCGGACTGGCGGGCGTGATGGGCGGCAGCACGACCGAGATGACCGACGCGACGCGCAACGTTCTCATCGAGGCCGCGATCTTCGATACGGTCACGATCGCGCGCACCGCCCGTCGCCACAAGCTGCCGAGCGAGGCCTCCAAGCGCTTCGAGCGCGGTGTCGATCCGCTGGTGCCGTTCGTCGCGGCGCGGCGGGTTGCCGACCTCATGGTCGAGTACGCGGGCGGCACGCTCGACGACCGTGGCGGCGCGCTGTTCGCCGAGGTCTTCGTCGAGGCCGTCACCCTGCCACGCCCGTTCGTGTCGGGGCTCATCGGCGTGGACTACACGGATGCCGAGGTGGTCGCTGCGCTGGAGACCATCGGAGCCGAGGTCGCCGCCGACGATGACGACGCCTGGGCGGTCATCCCGCCGTCGTGGCGCCCCGACCTCACGGACAAGTGGACGCTGGCGGAGGAAGTCGCTCGCATCACGGGCTACGACCGCATCCCCTCCGTTCTGCCCGTGCCGCCTTCGGGACGCGGATTCACCCCCGAGCAAGCCGGGCGTCGGCGCGTGGCGAACGCACTGGCGGCGGCGGGGTTCGTCGAGACCCCCTCATTCGGCTTCACCACCGAAGAGCAGAACGACCTCCACGGGTCGGCCTCCGGAGAGCACCTGCCGAGTGTGAAGCTCGCGAACCCGCTCGACGGGCAGGCGCCCTTCCTGCGCCGCTCCCTGGTGCCCGGCCTCCTGCAGGTCGCTCACCGCAATCAGTCGCGCGGTCTCACGGATCTCGCGTTGTTCGAGACCGGAACCGTCTTCCTCCCCGCCCCCGGCGTGCGCTACGGGACGACCGTGGTCCCGCCCGCCGCGGTGCGCCCGGATGCCGCGACCCTCGCCGCGCTCGACGCCTCATTGCCCCCGCAACCTCGTCGTGTCGCCGTGCTGCTGACGGGCGACCGCATCGCGAAGCAGCCCGGTGTCGCGGCGGAACCCTTCGACCTGGCCGACGGCGTCGACGCGGTCCGTGCGATTGCGGCAGCGGCGGGGGTAGACGTCGACATCGCGCAGTCGCAGCGCGCGGCACTGCATCCCGGCCGCGCAGGTTCGGTCTCGGTGGCGGGCGCAGAGGTCGGCTATGTCGGCGAACTGCTGCCGGCTGTCGCGGCCTCCGCTGACCTGCCGGGTCGCGTGATCGTCGCCGAACTCGACCTCGATGCGCTCCTGGAGGCCGCCGGAACTCGTGTGGTCGCCGAGTCGCTGTCGGGCTATCCGGCCGCCACGCAGGATGTGTCCCTCGTGATCGGTGCGGACATCCCGGCGGCCGAGGTGCGCCGCGCGCTCACCGAGGGCGCGGGTCCGCTCCTGGAGTCGGTCCGCCTGGTCGATGACTATCGCGGTCATGGCGTCGAGGACGGCACGAAGAGCGTCACCTTCGCACTGCGCTTCCGCGCCGACGATCGTACGCTCACGGCGGCCGAGGCAACCGAGGCGAAGCTCGCCGGGGTGGCCGTGGCAGCGGAGCGGTTT
This genomic window from Candidatus Microbacterium phytovorans contains:
- the pheT gene encoding phenylalanine--tRNA ligase subunit beta, with amino-acid sequence MRVPLSWLREYVDVAADATPDDVLASLVSVGFEEEDVHGFDLTGPIVVGQVVEFVEEPQANGKTIRWCQVDVGDAHGGVRGIVCGARNFFAGDKVVVTLPGSVLPGPFPIAARKTYGHVSDGMIASAKELGLGEEHSGILRLVELGLDPEVGSDAIALLGLDDVAVEINVTPDRGYALSLRGVAREYSHATGAPFRDPADRPFDELAQPTHGFEVRVVDDAPVRGRVGASEFVVRAVRDVDPTKPTPAWMVARLTLAGIRPLGILIDITNYVMLELGNPIHGYDLDRLSGGITVRRAHAGEKLTTLDGKERALHAEDLLITDESGPIGLAGVMGGSTTEMTDATRNVLIEAAIFDTVTIARTARRHKLPSEASKRFERGVDPLVPFVAARRVADLMVEYAGGTLDDRGGALFAEVFVEAVTLPRPFVSGLIGVDYTDAEVVAALETIGAEVAADDDDAWAVIPPSWRPDLTDKWTLAEEVARITGYDRIPSVLPVPPSGRGFTPEQAGRRRVANALAAAGFVETPSFGFTTEEQNDLHGSASGEHLPSVKLANPLDGQAPFLRRSLVPGLLQVAHRNQSRGLTDLALFETGTVFLPAPGVRYGTTVVPPAAVRPDAATLAALDASLPPQPRRVAVLLTGDRIAKQPGVAAEPFDLADGVDAVRAIAAAAGVDVDIAQSQRAALHPGRAGSVSVAGAEVGYVGELLPAVAASADLPGRVIVAELDLDALLEAAGTRVVAESLSGYPAATQDVSLVIGADIPAAEVRRALTEGAGPLLESVRLVDDYRGHGVEDGTKSVTFALRFRADDRTLTAAEATEAKLAGVAVAAERFGAALRE
- a CDS encoding amino acid ABC transporter permease, coding for MDQIFEYPELWQQAVVGTLVLFAAGGVIALVLGFVVGAMRVSPIPAARVVGAVYVNTIRNTPLTLVLFFFAFAVPILIEVPRGSFLLLAILGLGIYTATYVAETLRSGINTVPVGQAEAARALGMGFGQVMGYVVLPQAARSVIPPMMSVFIALLKNTTVASGFSVMNLGSIRANMSENGENQMVTILLVMAIFVALVLVLAAAQRAFEKKWRIAR
- the pheS gene encoding phenylalanine--tRNA ligase subunit alpha, which translates into the protein MSDAPDNQPVEITPEAVESAIDEALRAFEASATSADLKIARNAHTAEGSALARLNAQLRHVPNDKKAELGKLVGQARARVTQAYSAREETLAEAETAARLEAERVDITALPQRTRVGARHPLTLLQDQIGDIFVGMGWEVAEGPELEHEWYNFDALNLDADHPARQMQDTFYVDPVAAHLLLRTQTSPVQMRSMLTRELPIYIVSPGRVYRTDEFDATHLPVFSQFEGLVIDKGITMANLRGTLDHVARALFGAEAKTRLRANYFPFTEPSAELDLWHPTFKGGARWIEWGGCGMVNPNVLRAAGIDPEEYSGFAFGMGIERTLMFRSDVKDMRDMAEGDVRFSEQFGMVV
- a CDS encoding glutamate ABC transporter substrate-binding protein; this encodes MRITRVAGAFAGIAVAALALTACNSGTPGADPSQGGDEPAENPWTVATDVTLEGSPTFDAITSRGSVNIGVKEDQPNLGYLDPTTGERSGFDVDIARWIAASLGYDEDKITYTVVDSANREQAIINGQIDYYVGTYSITDDRKEQISFAGPYFITGQGLLVAADSALTGVDDLTADTVVCSVTGSTSIQRIKEETPSKTVELSKYSECVEQVKNGQADAVTTDEAILIGYAANDPDNLKVVGEPFSEERYGVGIVKGDTAFVEHVNTLFTDGGDVWQEIFDKNLGAAGVEGTQPAVDPAE
- a CDS encoding amino acid ABC transporter permease — encoded protein: MSSVLYDVPGPRAIVRNRLIGILTVVVVAAVLAFFFWRLLDTGQLSAEKWNLFTYTRVWEMIGQATLATVSAFAAAGVGAVILGFVLAIGRMSDHAWVRGPFAAVVEILRAVPVLVFMMLLFYGLPVIGVRVSSYWAVVIALIAYNGSVLAEVIRAGVESLPRGQKEAGYAIGLRKAGVLRLILLPQAIRAMMPVIIAQLVVTLKDTALGFIITYPELLYTAKLLGSNAQFGSPLIPSAMIAGVIYIAMCLALSYLAFIAQKRLGRSPRNSGITRADVAAHDITDTQVIGAQSAADIAAARRGLGKHDSNAV
- a CDS encoding amino acid ABC transporter ATP-binding protein, with the protein product MTASEHDAAHESAPATSNISVRRGDPLVVIENVQKHYGDFHALKDVDLTVNRGEVVVVIGPSGSGKSTLCRTINRLETITSGSITIDGKELPKEGKGLAALRADVGMVFQSFNLFSHLTILENVTLGPIKVKGMKKAEAEKLAKELLDRVGVGHQAAKLPAQLSGGQQQRVAIARALAMKPKVMLFDEPTSALDPEMINEVLDVMVTLAQEGMTMIVVTHEMGFARKAADRVVFMADGQIVEEATPDEFFTNAKSDRAKDFLSKLITH